The DNA segment CGCCAGCTCCTTCGGCATGGCCGCGAGCTTCTTCGCCACGGTGCTCTTCATTCCGCTGGCCATCAGTTTCTTCTCGCCGAAAACCATCCACCCTGTTGAGGAGCATGAGAAACCGAAGGGCATCGTGGGAGCGATTGTCGGGGGGCTCGGGTTTCTCTCCGCCCGATTCCAGAAGACCATCGTGGCGGTCATGGCGGTGATCCTGGTCGTGTTCGCCTACCTCTCTTTTAGCGTCCAGGTGACCAATGATCCGCTCTCCTATTTTAAAGCCGGCACCCCCCTGATTCGTGATGCCGATACCCTGCACCGGGACCTTGCCGGCATGTCGGTCTTCTTCTTGACGCTGGAAGCGAAGGAAGCCAACGCGTTCAAACGCCCTGAAGAAATGAAGAAGATCGAGCACATCGATGGCCTCCTGGCCGAGCTGGGGTTTGACAAGACGGTCTCGCTCGCCAACTGCTTAGCCCTCGTCAACCGGGAAATGCACCAGGGGGACGCGGCGTTTCACCGAGTGCCGGACCGGCAGGATTTGATCGAGCAGTACCTGTTGTTCTTCCAGCGGGAGGATCTTGAGCAGTACGCCAATCACGACTACCGCGTGGCGAACACGATCGTCCGTCATCACTTCTCCGACTCCCATTCCCTCAACAGCCGGCTGGTGCGGCTCCGGGAAGAGCTGCCGAAAATTCTCGGCCCGCACATCACCTTCCGCCTCACGGGCGAGAACTTGATGATCAACCAAGCCGCTGAATCGCTGTTCACCGGAGAGATCCAGTCGCTCGGAATGCTGATCAGCGTCATCTTCGTGATCATGTCATTCCTCTACACCACGATGCTGGCCGGCGTCGTCTCCCTCGTGCCCAATATCATTCCCATCATCATCAACTTTGGGCTCATGGCCATCTTAGGCATCCCTTTGAATCCCGGCACGACCATGGTGGCGTGCATCGCGATTGGGATTGCGGTGGATGACACCACGCATCTGCTGGCCCGGTTTAACGACGAGCGCAAGAAAACGGCGGACCTTGACGAGGCGCTGCAACGGACGATCTGGGGGGAAGCCGTGCCGGTCATCGCCACGACGGTCTCGCTAGCCTTGGGGTTTGCGATCCTCATGATCTCGAAGTTCTCCATCGTCGAGCAGTTTGGCCTGCTCTCAGCCGTCACGATGGTGGTGGGGCTCTTGACGGACATGACGATCACGCCGATCCTCTTGAAGCATATCCGGCTCGTCGGCATCTGGGAGATCATCGGCCTGAAAGTGGGACGCGAGGTGTTGGCCCATAGCCCGCTCTTCGAGGGCATGCGGCCCTTCCAGATCAAGAAGACCATCTTGCTCTCCGAGCTCGTGACGGTTCCAAAGGGATCCGATGTGATCGTGCAGGGCGCTCGCGGGCGCAGCATGTACATGGTGCTGACCGGCTCGGTGGATGTGCTGCGGGCCCATGGGGCAGGCGCGCAGAAGGTCTCCACCTTGGGCGCTGGAGAAATCTTTGGCGAGGTCGGATACACCCAGGAGATCGAGCGCACGTCCACGGTGCGCGCCACCAGCGATACCACCCTGCTGAAACTCGACTTCCCCAGCGTTCAGAAAGTCCTGCGCTGGTATCCGAACATTGCGGCCCGCCTGAACCTGAACATCAGCCGGATCTTAGGAAGCCGCCTGGCCAACATGCATGCCCGGACAACCCAGCTTGGCGTTGCGGATGCGTAGGCGGGCGGCCTGGTGGGGCCTGGCAGCGCTAGCACTAGCAGGCTTCCCCTCCCCGGCGGGAGCAGACGCCGACCGCCACCCGCTCAAAGACTTCGTCAAGGGTGCGACATACACCGTCGATATCTTCACGAGCTTCTTCCCTCAGACGTTCGTCTCAAGCCCGGACTTGATCGTGGACGACAAGGCGGTGATCTTCTGGACCAAAGCTCTGGCCAAGTCGCAAGCCACACTCGCCGATGGGCTGATGCTGAAGCTCGCACTCTACACGGCCTATTCAGGCTTTCACGATGAATTCCGCGGCGTCTTCGCCTCCCCAGATTCCGAGAAACCGTATGCCCGGTACGTGGATTTCAAAGAGGCCAGCCTTCGCTACACCGCGGATCGGTTTGCCCTTCTCCTGGGCCGAGCGCCGATCACGGTGAGCCTCTCAACGCTGCACTCGCCCGCCAATCGGTATCGGGTCCTCAACCTGACGAACCCGATGCACCCTGATGACCTGGGAGCCTGGCAGACGAGCCTGGACTGGTTCTTGGGCGACAACACGCTGCGGTTCTCCATCCTCCCCTTTGAGGAGCGCTCGACCTCGCCGTTTCGCAGCTCGCGATGGGTCGGAGAATCCGGCGAGAACTTCTCGACGACGTCATCGAGCTCAAGCTCAGGCGGCGGGGCGACAGGGCTCACCGCCCCGGAGGGCGCGAATGTTCGGACGGTGTTTCGAAACCGGCCGGGTTTTCTCTTGAAATACACAGGGGTGGCCACCAGCCTCGACTACTTCCTGACCGCGCATTATGGCCCGGGGCAATTCCAGACGATCCAGAACCCCTCGGAGAACGAGTTTTCTCTTGAAATTCCCTCCGCCGTGACGTTATCGGCTGGCGCTGCGAAAACTCAAGGCGGACTGGAGCTCCACGGAGAGAGCCTCTACCAGATGACGGATGAGAATGCTGATCAGAATTTCGTGCGGTATGTCATCGGGGCGACGTACCGCGAGACCGCCTGGGCCGAGCGGATCGGGTTTGATGAAATCTCCCCCGTGGTGGAGTACGCCGGCGAATGGGTCACCGGCCAACAGGATAACGCGGGCACCCCGGTGAATTCGTCGCAAGCGAGGCCGTTTCGCAATTCGCTCCTCTTTCGGGTCGACGTAATACCCACCGATAAGCTGACGTTTCGCGTCGGCGGTGTGAGAAACTTCACCACCGGGGATTATACCCAGATCTTCGCCCTCGAGTACAAGCCGAACTACAATCTCACCTGGAAAGCTCAAGCGGCGGTTTTCGGCGGCGCTGCCGATACGGCGTTCGGCCGATGGAATCGCAACGATTACTTTGAGGTTGGGTTGACTCGAACGTTCTGATGTGAGCTCGCAACACCATGAAGCGAGGGGCCCGCGTTCTTCTACCGTCCATCGTGCTGCTGGCGGTCTGCGCGCTGCGCATCGCCAATCCCCCGCTGCTGCAGGAATTCCAGCTCAAAATTTTCGATACCCTGCAGCGCCTTCATCCTCGGCCCTACCGGCAGGTTTCGGTGCGGATCGTCGATGTGGACGATGAGAGCCTCGCTCGGCTCGGGCAATGGCCGTGGCCGCGCACCCAGATCGCTCAACTGGTCACCCGCCTGCGCGAGCTGAACGCCGCGGCCATCGTGTTTGACATCGTGTTTGCCGAGCCGGATCGCACCGCTCCCGCCCAGATCCTTTCCCTCTGGCCGGCCACCCCTGCGGTTGAGGCCCTGCGCGAACGCGTGCAGGAGCTCCCCGACCATGACGCCCTCTTCGCTCAAGCCATCAGCGCCGCCCCGGTGGTCACGGGGTTCGTGTTGACGGAAGGCGTCAATACCCACGAGCCCGCGTTGAAAGCCGCCTTCGCGCACGCGGGAGACGATCCGCGCCAGTTCCTTCATCCGTTCCAAGCCGCGGTGGTGAACCTGCCGGCCCTCGAGGCGGCGGCATCCGGAAACGGCAGCTTCACCATCCTGGCGGATCGCGACGGGATCATCCGGCGGGTCCCGTTGGCGTTCCGGCTTCGCGATCGCCTGCACCCGTCCCTCGTCGCAGAAGCCATCCGCGTCACGCAGGGTGCGTCGACTTATCTCGTCAAATCGTCGGGGGCGAGCGGCCAATTCAGCCTCGGAACGCGGACCGGAGTCACGCATCTGAAGATCGGCTCCATGACCATTCCGAGCGACGCCCAGGGACGGTTATGGCTCTACGACACCGGGCCGGTCGCGGAGCGGTTTCTCCCGGCCTGGCGCGTCTTGGCCGACACCGCGGACCCGGCGAAGATTTCAGGCCACATCGTGTTCATCGGCACGAGCGCCGCCGGGCTGAAGGACCTGCGCACCACTCCGCTGAATCCTGTGGCCGCCGGGGTGGAGGTGCACGCCCAGTGCGCTGAGCAGATCCTCCTTCAGGAGTTCCTTCTGCGGCCTGATTGGGCCGACGGGGCTGAGCTGATCTACGTGCTGATCCTGGGCATCGGCCTCATCATCCTGCTGCCGTGGATCGGCCCGGCGTGGTGCGCGGCGCTGGCCCTCACGGCGATCCTTGGAGCCTGCGGCGCGTCGTGGGCTGCCTTCACGCATCTGCGGTGGCTGCTGGATCCGATCGTCCCGTCCCTGGCGGTCGTGCTGATCTATCTTGCGGGGTCGCTGATGATCTTCCTGCAGACGGAGCGGGAGCGCCGGTGGGTGCGGCAGGCGTTCAGCCGGTACCTGTCCCCTGTCCTGGTCAAGCGCTTGGCCGAGAACCCCAAACTGCTGCGGCTCGGAGGGGAGCTGAAGGCCATGACGCTGCTCTTCGCCGACATCCGGGGATTCACGACGATCGCCGAGCAGTTCGACGCCGAAGCGCTCACCAAATTCATGAACCGGTTTTTGACCCCCATGACCCAAGTGATCCAAGAGCATTTCGGCACGATCGACAAATACATCGGCGACTGCATCATGGCCTTCTGGAATGCGCCGCTGGATGATCCTCAGCACACGCGGCACGCCGCTCAAGCGGCCCTCGCGATGCGCGCGTATCTGGTGACATGGAACCGCCGCCTCAGGGCGGAAGCCGAAGCGGCCGGACGACAGGCGATCACCGTGCATATCGGCATCGGTATTAATACCGGGGAGTGCTGCGTGGGGAACCTGGGCTCGGACCAGTGCTTCAACTACTCCGTGCTGGGGGATGACGTGAACCTGGCCTCTCGCCTGGAGGGGCAATCCAAAGTCTACCGGACGGATATCGTGATCGGTCCGGCGACCGCCGAGGCCGTGCAGGATCTGACCGTGTTAGAGCTCGACCTCATCAGGGTTAAGGGCAAGACAAAACCAACACGCATCTACGGGCTCTTGGGGGATGAAACGCTTAAACTCAGCGATGGATTTCCCGCGCTTGAGGCGGCTCACGGCCGGATGCTCGCCGCCTATCGCGCGCGGCAGTGGGACGAGGCGAAACGATGGCTTGAGGAGTGCCTGAAGTTCGATACCCCCAAAACGCGCCTGCGGGTGTTTTACGCGGTGTATCGGGAGCGGATTAACGCTTACCAAACCAACCCGCCGGGCGAGGAGTGGGACGGCGTGTTTGTGGCGCAGACGAAGTGACGGCCCTCGCCAAGCGTCCGCTTTAGGACGCCCCGGCTTGTTTGGTCATCGTAAACGAGCCTGTCGAACCCACCGTGCTACCGAGGGAATCATACGTGGCCTCCCCGGTCGCTGTGGCGGCGACGACCCCTCCGGAGTTATTGAGCGTCAACGTTCCCGTCAACACCCCATCGCTACTCGTGTCGGTGAAGGTCGCGTTGCCTGACCCTGAGTTGAATGACTGTGCTTCGATTGTTTCAGATTTGAAGATGCTTCCCAAGAAACTTGAGGTATCGACCGTCAGACTCGAGTTGCCGCCTCCGATGGTCCGCGCCCCAAAATCAATATCCACCTTCACCGTCACCGTCCCTTGAATGTTCACGGCCGAGCCGCTGTCTCGGGTTTGAACAAATGACCCGACCGCCCCAGTGTGTTGGTAGCTGAACACCCCTGTTTCGATCGTCCGGAGCTGGTCCTTTGTCGAGATCCCATCCGCGATCGCCACGCTCTGGGACGCCACCTGGGTCGCGGAGGTCGTTGATTCGTCCCCAAGGTCTTGGCTGATGTCCGTCGTCGTCTTGGTCTCCGTGAGTTTGGTGAGTGCCACGGCAAGATCCTGCCCGGCCTGCCGGGTCATGGAGGCGCCTGCGGCGGCCGCGGGATCCGCGGCGGCCGGTGCGGGCGCTTGAGCCGCCGGCGCAGCGAGGGCGCTGGTCAAGGCATCGAGCTCGGCCGGAGGCACAGCCGCGGGCGGAGTCGGGAGCGCATCCGGCCCTGCGATGGTCGTCCCGAAACCGGGGCGGGTGACGGTGACCTCATGCGTGACGTTCCCGACTCGATTGCTCACCGTGATCTGGCCCGGCCGCTCGCCGGTGTTGTTCTTGGGGCCCGGGCCGAGGAGCACGACCTTGGATTGGCTCCCCTCGATGCGGCCGGCGACGATCGTCCCGCGGATGCCGATGACTCCAACGGGGAGCTTCACCTCCATGTCGCTGGGGCGTCGCCGGGCGATCTTGCCGGTCACGAACCGGAAAACCCCTTGGAGGGCTTGCGCGCTGATTTTCCCCGCGTTCGTCCGGGGATCATAGATGAAGGTATCGATGACCAGCGCGCTGTTCGGCCCGATCGTGAAGACCGTCTCATCTAAGAGGAGAATCTGCAGCTGGCCCTGGGCGTTGGTGGTGATCCGCTCCCCGAGGAAGATCGGCTGGCCGGTCTGGAGGACTTGGCCCACGGCCTGGCCTGGACGCTGAAGCTGAACCCCGCCTCGGACGGCTGCGGCCACACCGATACGGTCGGGGGGTGGAGCCGTCTGCGCTTCAGCGATTGTGAGGCTGCCGAAAAGGCTTATTCCTACCAGGGCGCATATCCACCGTCTCATCGTGCCTCCACGATTTGGCTAGAACTCCACCTTCTTGGTCAGCATCATGAGATACTTCGAATTGGAGTAGGTGTAGTTCGTGATGTTGGACAACGCGCGAAATTGCTCAAAGGTGAAGGTCGCGGTCAGATTGTCGTAGACCAGTTTTGGCAGGATTTTGCCGGCGCCAAAAAGCGCGAGGGGAGCCCCGTACGTCACCCGGACACGCAGCTCCTTATCTTGGCGGGTCTGCGCGCTGATCGCCCGGTCGGGACCGTCATACAGATTCACATCAAAGCCGATCGAGTTGATGAGAAACTGCCCCCTACCCAGCAGCCACGTGTGGCTGCCGGTCAGCCCCCATCCATCGTACCGCCAGTAATCGACCTTCGCGTTCTTTTTCTCATACGCCAACGAGCCGGCGAGCCTCATGGTGGGGCTCAACGCATACTCGCCTCCCCCGTTGATGGTCACGCGATCGCCGGTGCGCTCGCCGGCCACCGCGTTCTCCGTGATCCCCCGGTATTCTTCACGCGCCCACTCCGTCGAGAGGAACGTCTGGAAGCGCTTGGCGAGGTTTCGCGTGAGGAGCGTGCGGACGCCGCGCGTGCGCAGGTACGTCTCCCGGGAGAGCATGATGTGATCGGAAAACCCGGTCGACGTCGCCTCGGCGAGCCAATGCTTGAACACACCCCCCACCTCAAAGGCAAATGCCTGCAGATCCAGGTCATCCGCAGCCGTTTGCTCCCCGAGAAAGTAGTTGAAGGAGCCGATGAGCTGGTGGCCGGCTTGAACGCCGAGGTCATGCGCGACATCGATGTTCTGAATGACCAAGAGGCTGGTGTCTCGCCGTTTCTTGGAACTGTCCGGAACCCCCAGCGCCGCATCGCTGAAGAGCCGATGCTTCGAGGAGGGAGAGGCGTTGCGGTTCGTGTCGAACCCGTACCCGAGGCTCAGGCTGGACGACCATCGCGTGGCTTGCCGCCGCCGCCGGATCTGACGGAGATAGTCGTCGATTTCCTGGCGGAGGGAGCTTGGCATCGGCTGATCGCGGATCCCCTTGAGCGTGCGCTCGGCTTCATCGAGGTTGTCGAGGCGGAAGAGCACGATCCCATAGAAGAGCCGCACATGAGCGAGACTCGGATCGAGCAGGAGGATGCGTTCCAGGGTGGCGGCCGCGCCCAGCACATCGCCGCGCGCCACCTGGGCTTTGGCGTAGCGGAAGTTCAGATCGATGTTGTCGGAATCGGCGAGGACCTGCGCGAAGGTGACCGGCTCACGCGTCTCAACCGCGAGCCTGGCGCGCGCTTCCTCAGCGACCTGCTTGGCTTTCGTCTTCGCGGCCGTCTCGCGCGCCGGGACTTCGCTCTCCGTCTCCTGAGCCGGCACGGACGGCCCAGAAAGAAATAGCGCCACGACTAACGTCGCGACGCACCACCTGGCGGCTCGTCCCCTGGTTCTCTGGATGGCCATGAATACTGTGCCATCTTCGCAGGTGACAACGCGCTTGTCAATACATCATTATGATTGCGCCCCGATCGCTGCGCATTACACATTCACTCCCAGAGCCCTGAGTTCTTCCTCAAGCTGCTGGCTGTTTTCGAAACGAATCGCCTGCAAGCCCACGTTCCGCCCGGCCTGAACCAGCTCGGGCCGGTCATCGATGTAGATGGTCCGCTCAACGCGCGCCCCCCCTCGCCGAACCGCCAGGTGATAAATCTCCGGATCAGGCTTTCGCATGCCCACATCAGAGGAGGCGATCCAGTCATGAAACACCGTGAGCGACGGAAAATGCTGCTGGATATGCATCAGGTGCAGCCGGTTCGTGTTGGAGAGGGCGATCAGCGTATGCCGCTTCTGCAACCGCTCCATCAGCTGGGTGACATCGGTATTTTCAATAAAGAGGCTGTTCCAAGCGCGCACGAATTGCTCATACGTCCAGGAGAATGCCAGCTGCGCCTTCAGCCCCTCATAGTACGCCTGGGGCGTGATCCGTCCCAGCTCAAAGGGCAGCAGCAGGTCCTTGTGGTAGATGACCGCCTGGACCTCTTCGAAGGACTTGCCGGTCAGCTGCGCGACATGGTGGAGGAGCTGATCCGAATTCACTTCCACCACCACGCCGCCCAGGTCGAAGAGCACCAAGTCATACATCAGGGGCGCCTGGGAGCTTGCTATACACGGTGGTTTGCGTCGGAAATGGAATGGTGATTCCCTCCTGCCGATACCGAACATGCAGCCGCTTGATGAACTCATGTTTAATGAGATATTGATCCACGAATTCGTTGGCGCGCAAGATGACCGTCAACTGGATGCTCCAGTCGCCAAAGGTATGGTAGCGGATGAACGGCTCAAACATCGGCACTCCGCCGGCGACGGTCTTCATCACGTCACGGCCCACCTCAGCCGTCACGCGCTCAACATGTGAGAGATCGCTGCTGTAATCAACCCCCACCTCCACCAAGACCGCTAAATCGCGGCTGGGCAAATTGAAGTTCGTAATGTTGGCCTGGGCGAGCTTGCTGTTGGGAACAAGGATGGTGTTGTTGGCCAGCATGCGGATGCGCGTCGCCCGCCAGCCGATGTCTTCAATATACCCTTCTTCGCCGCTGTTGAGCTTGATGTAATCCCCCATCCGGACGCGTTTCTCCACGGTCAAATAAAATCCGGCGAAGAGGTTGGAGAGCGTATCCTGCAGCGCTAGAGCCACGGCTAACCCGCCCACGCCCAATGCGGTCAGCAGCGGAGCGATCGAAATGCCCAGGCTGTGCAAGATCATCAGCACCCCTAGCAGGGTGATGAGGATCTTGGCGATATTTTGCGTGAGGCTGGTCACCGGCATGGCGTGCTGGAATTGGCTGCCGTAGAGCACGACCAGCTTGCCGGCCAACCCGGCGCACACGAACGTGACCGACAGCCAAAGGACCACGTAAATTGCGCGGTGGATCCCGGTGACGATGGATCCGGAGAGATTCCACAAACCGACGGCGATGTAGAACCCCAGGAAGAGGCTCCAAAGGGGAATGCCGCGCTGCAGCGCCTCAACGACATACTCATCCCATTTCCATGCCGTCTTGGCTGCCACAGCCGATAGGCGCTGGCAGATCCTCCGCGCCATGAACCGGCCGACCAGGTAGGACACGCCGAGGATCGCGGCCGACCAGAGTAACTGGTTGGCCCACGCCGGCAAATGTTGTAGTTGTTCCAGCATCCCCTTACTCACTTTCTCACTCAATCACTCTCATCACAGCGGTTGCCGGTTGGCATACCCTTCGTCCAGCGGATGCCAGTAGGCCACGCGTTCTTCTCCGAGTTTCCAGCACAGCCAGATATATTCCCCATTCCGTATCCCATAAAAATCCACGAGCCCCATCTGCAGATCCTTCACCCACGCCCCCAGCTCCTGCAATTGGCTGAGCGCTGAGTGGAAGCTCTCGATGAGCTGGAGCTGATGCGTCGTCAGCTCGCGAATCTGCTGCTTCAGCGCCTCGATCGGATAGCCGTTGCCGCCGGAAACTCTGCGGTTGGCCTCTTCGATCTGCTCATTGGTTGAGATCAGGGAGCGCTGCAAGGCCTGCAATTGCTGAAGGAGCGGCGCAATCTTCGGTAAGAGCGCATTGGCTTGCTGGACGGTAAGGACTATTGGCTCTTCCTGCGGAGCAGAAGGATCAGGCGTCGAGAACCTGCAATCGTTGAGGTTAGGCGGTGAACGACGTGCCGCAACCGCAGGTTTTCTTCGCCAGCGGGTTGTTGAACTCGAATCCCCCGCCCATCAAGTTGGTCTTGAAATCAATGGTCGTGCCATCAAGATACAGATGGCTCTTGGCATCGATCACGATCTTGACCCCGTCCTGCTCGAACACCGTGTCATACTGCTTCGGCGTCGCCTCATCGATGGCCAGCACATAGGTCATGCCGGAGCAGCCGCCGCCCTTGATCCCGATGCGCAAGCCGAGATTCGGCTTCTGCTCTTTCTCAATCAGACGCTTGACTTCCTGAGCCGCTGGAGCCGTTAATGTAATCATGCGAATCCTCCTCTTCAGCCGTTGTGCGATTATACCACTCGACGCTGTCAACCGCCAGCTAAACGCGCCACCAACCGGCGGTTGGCGGGCGGAAACTCGTAGCGGAGCAGCTGCCGAGGGGCCACCCACCGCAGCGCGCGGGCATCCAGCGGCCGCGGACGGCCCGCGGCGATCAGGCACCGAAACACCTTGAACACCACGATGCCGTCATGAAACTCGTGGCGCATCCAGCCATAGGTGCGGATGCCCCGCACCGCCACGCCGATTTCCTCAAACAGTTCACGCCGGAGGCACGCTTCCCATGATTCCCTCGGCTCCCGTTTTCCGCCGGGAAACTCCCACAGGCCGCCGAAGGAATCGCGGTGATGGCGCTGGCAAATGAGGATACGCCCCCGCCGCGTAATGACCGCGACAGCCGCGTGGATTCTTCTCTTCCTTCTCATCCCCTCAGTTCGATATCAGATATGAAATGGCCATTTCATATCTGATATCGCCTTGAGGGTTGCCAGGGGTAGCTGCGGCAGGTCTCTCGCAAAGGGCAGGACGCGCAGCGAGGGGCTCGGGCGGTGCAGACCATCGCGCCGAAATCCATCATCGCTTGGTTGATGTCGTAGCCCTGCCCTTTTGGAATCACCGCCTCGGCCAGCTGCCACAGCCGACGCTGCGTTGGCCCCTTCTTCGCCTCGCCCTTGATCCCGAAATATCGCGCCAGCAGCCGCATGATGTTCGTATCGAGCATCGGCTCATCTTGCTCAAAGGCAAACGTCAGCACCGCCCCGGCGGTGTACTCGCCGACCCCCTCCATCGCGAGCAGCCCGTCGCGGGAATCCGGGAGCCTGCCGTTGTGCTGCCGCACCGTCTGCCGCGCAATGTTTCTCAGCCGCATGGGGCGGATGTTGTAGCCCAGCGGATACCACACACGGCGCAGCTCGGCGGTCTTCGCCTTGGCTAGCGCTTGAAGCGTCGGGTACCGCCGCAGAAATTCCTCATACTTGGGGGCGACGCGATCGACTTGCGTCTGCTGGAGCATGATTTCCGAGACCAGGATCTTGTACGGGTCGCGCGTCTTGCGCCACGGCAGGTCCCGCTGATGCACGCGGTACCAGGCGAGCAGCCGTCGCTGAAATCGTTGCAGGCGTTGTGCGCGAGGGGCCATAGAGCTTCGCCGTACCGTAACAAACCTTTCTTTGGCCGTCAAGGTTTGATAGAATACCGCCCGAACGCGATGAATACTTTCCAATACCCTCATGCCAGCGATGAATTTCCGCGGGGTTCTCGAGCAGGTCGAGTCGCTTGCGCACAACGTGCGAAGCTTTCGCATCAAGCTTGTTGAGCCGCCGACAATTGAGTTTCAGGCCGGGCAGTTCGTGATTATCAACGTGCCCAAGAACGGCGCCGTGATCAAACGGGCCTATTCTATCGCCTCCCCGCCTCATGAGCCGGCCACCATCGAGCTGTGCATCCAGCATGTCGAGGCGGGCATCGCCTCCACCTATTTTTGGAATCTCAAGGGCGGCGAACCCATCTCGCTCTCCGGCCCGCACGGGAAATTCTTGCTGAAGGAGCCGTGGGATTATGAACCGGTGTTCATCGCCACCGGCACGGGTGTGGCTCCCCTGCGCGCGATGATCCGCCACCTGCTTTACAAAAATTTCCCCGGGGACATCTCGCTGTTTTTCGGGACGCGCTATGAGCATTCGCTGCTGTACGAATCGGAGTTCCGGCAATGGGCCAGTGCCCGGCGCAACTTTCATTATTATCCGACGGTGAGCCGCCCGAAAGACTGGCACGGCGAGGTCGGCCACGTGCAGCAGACGTTTCAGAAATATGTGAAAGATTCCACCAAGAAGGAACTGTATCTCTGCGGCTGGAGCGAAGTGATTAAGTCCGTCTGCCGAGATCTGGAAGGTTTCGGGGTTCCGAAGGATAAACTCCACTATGAAGAGTGGGCCTAGAACGATCCGAGTCGGGCATACGCCGGACATGGACGACGCGTTCATGTTCTATGGTGTTGGCGGCGGCCACATCCCCATGAATGGCCTACGCTTTGAGCACGTGATCGAAGACATCCAAACCCTCAACCAGCGAGCGCTGCGCGGCGAGCTCGACATGACCGCCATTTCCACGGCGAGCTACCCGTCGCTGGCGGACCAGTATTGGATCGTGTCGGTAGGATCGAGCGTGGCTCAAGGCTACGGGCCGTTGGTCGTCTCAAAGCATGGCTATACGCCGCAGGACCTTCAAGGCAAGCGCATCGCCATTCCCGGCCAACACACGACCGCGTACATGCTGCTGCGGCTGGCCGTGCAGAGTTTTGAGCCGGTCGATGTGCCCTTCCATCAAATTCCCCAGGCCGTGCTGGATGGGCTGGTGGATGCCGGGCTCGTCATCCATGAGTGGCAGCTGACTTACCATGACGCCGGGCTGCTGCCGATTCTTGATTTGGGGATCTGGTGGCAACAGCAGACAAAATTGCCGCTGCCCTTAGGATTAAACGCGGTGAAGAAATCCCTCAAACGAAACGTCGCGCAGCAGGCCACGACGATTCTGCGGGACAGCATCTTGTACGCCTTCGCGCATCAGGATGACGCGCTGGCGTATGCGATGCAATTCGGTCGGGGCACCGATCCAAATCGCTCGCGCCAATTCATCGGCATGTACGTCAACGAAGAGTCGCTCACACTCTCCAAACCCTGCCGAGCCGCCATGCGCGAACTGTTCGCCCGCGCCCACTCCGCCGGCCTGATTTCAACCATCCCCCGCCTCTCCGTCATCGAACCTCTTAAAAGCTGAGGCGATATCAGATATGAAATGGCCATTTCA comes from the Candidatus Omnitrophota bacterium genome and includes:
- a CDS encoding tetratricopeptide repeat protein; this translates as MAIQRTRGRAARWCVATLVVALFLSGPSVPAQETESEVPARETAAKTKAKQVAEEARARLAVETREPVTFAQVLADSDNIDLNFRYAKAQVARGDVLGAAATLERILLLDPSLAHVRLFYGIVLFRLDNLDEAERTLKGIRDQPMPSSLRQEIDDYLRQIRRRRQATRWSSSLSLGYGFDTNRNASPSSKHRLFSDAALGVPDSSKKRRDTSLLVIQNIDVAHDLGVQAGHQLIGSFNYFLGEQTAADDLDLQAFAFEVGGVFKHWLAEATSTGFSDHIMLSRETYLRTRGVRTLLTRNLAKRFQTFLSTEWAREEYRGITENAVAGERTGDRVTINGGGEYALSPTMRLAGSLAYEKKNAKVDYWRYDGWGLTGSHTWLLGRGQFLINSIGFDVNLYDGPDRAISAQTRQDKELRVRVTYGAPLALFGAGKILPKLVYDNLTATFTFEQFRALSNITNYTYSNSKYLMMLTKKVEF
- a CDS encoding HAD family phosphatase; the encoded protein is MYDLVLFDLGGVVVEVNSDQLLHHVAQLTGKSFEEVQAVIYHKDLLLPFELGRITPQAYYEGLKAQLAFSWTYEQFVRAWNSLFIENTDVTQLMERLQKRHTLIALSNTNRLHLMHIQQHFPSLTVFHDWIASSDVGMRKPDPEIYHLAVRRGGARVERTIYIDDRPELVQAGRNVGLQAIRFENSQQLEEELRALGVNV
- a CDS encoding mechanosensitive ion channel family protein, with amino-acid sequence MARRICQRLSAVAAKTAWKWDEYVVEALQRGIPLWSLFLGFYIAVGLWNLSGSIVTGIHRAIYVVLWLSVTFVCAGLAGKLVVLYGSQFQHAMPVTSLTQNIAKILITLLGVLMILHSLGISIAPLLTALGVGGLAVALALQDTLSNLFAGFYLTVEKRVRMGDYIKLNSGEEGYIEDIGWRATRIRMLANNTILVPNSKLAQANITNFNLPSRDLAVLVEVGVDYSSDLSHVERVTAEVGRDVMKTVAGGVPMFEPFIRYHTFGDWSIQLTVILRANEFVDQYLIKHEFIKRLHVRYRQEGITIPFPTQTTVYSKLPGAPDV
- a CDS encoding DUF2203 domain-containing protein; amino-acid sequence: MVLTVQQANALLPKIAPLLQQLQALQRSLISTNEQIEEANRRVSGGNGYPIEALKQQIRELTTHQLQLIESFHSALSQLQELGAWVKDLQMGLVDFYGIRNGEYIWLCWKLGEERVAYWHPLDEGYANRQPL
- a CDS encoding iron-sulfur cluster assembly accessory protein; the protein is MITLTAPAAQEVKRLIEKEQKPNLGLRIGIKGGGCSGMTYVLAIDEATPKQYDTVFEQDGVKIVIDAKSHLYLDGTTIDFKTNLMGGGFEFNNPLAKKTCGCGTSFTA
- a CDS encoding (deoxy)nucleoside triphosphate pyrophosphohydrolase, translating into MRRKRRIHAAVAVITRRGRILICQRHHRDSFGGLWEFPGGKREPRESWEACLRRELFEEIGVAVRGIRTYGWMRHEFHDGIVVFKVFRCLIAAGRPRPLDARALRWVAPRQLLRYEFPPANRRLVARLAGG
- a CDS encoding A/G-specific adenine glycosylase, which produces MAPRAQRLQRFQRRLLAWYRVHQRDLPWRKTRDPYKILVSEIMLQQTQVDRVAPKYEEFLRRYPTLQALAKAKTAELRRVWYPLGYNIRPMRLRNIARQTVRQHNGRLPDSRDGLLAMEGVGEYTAGAVLTFAFEQDEPMLDTNIMRLLARYFGIKGEAKKGPTQRRLWQLAEAVIPKGQGYDINQAMMDFGAMVCTARAPRCASCPLRETCRSYPWQPSRRYQI
- a CDS encoding ABC transporter substrate-binding protein translates to MKSGPRTIRVGHTPDMDDAFMFYGVGGGHIPMNGLRFEHVIEDIQTLNQRALRGELDMTAISTASYPSLADQYWIVSVGSSVAQGYGPLVVSKHGYTPQDLQGKRIAIPGQHTTAYMLLRLAVQSFEPVDVPFHQIPQAVLDGLVDAGLVIHEWQLTYHDAGLLPILDLGIWWQQQTKLPLPLGLNAVKKSLKRNVAQQATTILRDSILYAFAHQDDALAYAMQFGRGTDPNRSRQFIGMYVNEESLTLSKPCRAAMRELFARAHSAGLISTIPRLSVIEPLKS